Proteins encoded in a region of the Nitrospiria bacterium genome:
- a CDS encoding carbon starvation CstA 5TM domain-containing protein, with amino-acid sequence PGDYFAINTKLSADALAALGFPVAHLQELSQLVEVDVAGRPGGAVSLAVGMASIFSSLPGMKALMAYWYQFALLFEALFILTTIDAGTRVARYLIQEMGGQAFAPLKNLNWWPGVVFSSAAVVFAWGYLISTGTIGTIWPMFGAANQLLGTLALCVGTTVLIKMGKAKYIWVTALPMAFVGIVTLTASYRLFFLYLAQAGQAADASQVFSFRLDAILVGIVAALAVLILTDSAIKWYGYLVQKKPYTTTEVVAEEFSEVPPRPV; translated from the coding sequence TTCCGGGCGACTACTTCGCGATCAACACAAAGCTCTCGGCCGATGCGCTCGCGGCCCTGGGATTCCCCGTCGCGCATCTCCAGGAACTCTCTCAGCTGGTCGAAGTGGACGTGGCGGGGCGGCCCGGAGGCGCGGTCTCGCTCGCCGTCGGAATGGCCTCGATCTTTTCTTCGCTTCCGGGAATGAAGGCGCTGATGGCTTACTGGTATCAGTTTGCTCTGTTATTCGAAGCCCTGTTCATCCTGACCACGATCGATGCGGGAACGCGCGTGGCGCGGTATTTGATCCAGGAAATGGGTGGACAGGCCTTCGCTCCGCTTAAGAACCTGAACTGGTGGCCGGGAGTCGTTTTTTCAAGCGCCGCTGTCGTTTTCGCGTGGGGCTATCTCATTTCCACCGGGACGATCGGCACGATTTGGCCGATGTTCGGGGCGGCGAACCAGTTGCTGGGAACGCTGGCGCTGTGCGTCGGGACGACGGTGCTGATCAAGATGGGGAAGGCGAAATACATCTGGGTGACGGCCCTGCCGATGGCCTTCGTCGGAATCGTCACCCTGACCGCCAGCTATCGCTTGTTCTTCCTCTACCTGGCCCAGGCCGGACAGGCCGCCGACGCTTCCCAGGTCTTCAGTTTCCGTCTCGATGCGATCCTGGTCGGCATTGTCGCCGCGCTGGCCGTGCTCATCCTGACCGATTCCGCGATCAAATGGTACGGCTATCTCGTCCAGAAAAAACCCTACACCACGACCGAAGTGGTTGCGGAGGAATTCTCTGAAGTCCCCCCGCGCCCCGTGTGA